The following proteins come from a genomic window of Streptomyces liliiviolaceus:
- a CDS encoding 30S ribosomal protein bS22, which translates to MGSVIKKRRKRMAKKKHRKLLKRTRVQRRNKK; encoded by the coding sequence GTGGGCTCTGTTATCAAGAAGCGGCGTAAGCGGATGGCCAAGAAGAAGCACCGCAAGCTGCTCAAGCGCACTCGCGTTCAGCGACGCAACAAGAAGTAG